GTGGAAAATATTCTGGGTGTCGCTCAACGAAGTAAATAACTGGTGCAGTGTCTAGAAACAACCGTGTTACTCCATGTAAACTTTCTCTAATATTCACTCTAGCTTCCTTGATTGCACTTGTTCACCCTCTATTTCTAAAGACTCTCCACTGCGTATACGTCTGACATATTCCTGAGCATCCATTCCTCCCATGAGATTAGGCGCTATACCGGCAAATTCCATAATGTCGCGGCGTGGTTTGCGTTTGATTTCGCAATGTTGTAGTCTTTGGGTTAAATAAGCAATGAGACTCAATTGCTCATCAGGTGTGAGTTTGTCGGACAATCCTTTAACTTCGTTTAATTCTTTAGACATTTTCGCTCTTCTGGTTATGTTTAATTTGTATCATTTTATCAAGTTTTTTATTGCTTTACGTTTGCTCTAGGGCTAATTTGTTTCATTCCCCCAACTTAGCAAACAACTCCGCCAAGACCACATTAGAAAACAAAAACCCCTGGGGATCACTCAAACGCAACCTTCCCGCGACAACTTCCACCCAACCTTGATCAAAGTGCGATCGCAAATATTGCAAAATCTCCTCTACCTTCCCTTCCCCAAACTCAGCCGCCAAAGTTGCTAAACTCAGTCCCTGGGCTAAACGCAACCCCAACATTAAGGTTTCTAACAACACCTCATCTTTTGGAGTCACTTCGCAATCAATCACACCCCCAGCTTCCACCCATTGATAATACTCTTTGGTTTTACGCGGACGAGTGAACCGCTTACCCTGGATGTAACTAGCAGCACCCATCCCAAAGCCATAATAAGGGCGATTTTCCCAATAAACTCGATTATGCTGACACTGATGTCCCCTTTGAGCATAATTGGAAATTTCATAATGTTCATAACCAGCACTAGTCAAAATTTGCTGCGCCATTTGGTACATTTTGACTGTGGTTTCATCTGTCGGTAAAGGATGAGAACCTGGTTGATAATAACGACCAAAAGCAGTTCCTGTCTCTATGGTAAGATCATATATGGAAATGTGAGTGGGTACTAATGCCACTGCAGTTTCTAAAGAATTCTGCCAATGATCCAAAGACTGATGCGGTAAACCGGATATTAAATCTAAACTAAATTCGGGAACCTCGACTTTGCGGATTAATTCCACAGATGCAAAAATATCTGCAAGTGAGTGTGATCGCCCAGCAACTTTTAATAATTCTTCTTGAAACGCCTGGACACCAAAACTTACCCGGTTCACCCCTAAGCTACGATAGCCTGCTATATGTGCTAAATCAAACGTCCCTGGGTCTATTTCCATTGAAATTTCTGCCCCCTGGGAGATGCCAAAATGCTCCTCTAGGGCTACTAGTATCCGTTGTAACTGGTCTGTTGATAGCAGCGAAGGAGTACCACCACCAAAGAAAATCGTCTTTAGGGGTTGACTAAACGCTGGTGTCATGGCTATTTCTTCGCAAAGAATCTCAACATATTGGGAGATAGTACCAGAGGTTTCACCACGTAGGCGATCGCCCACAACAGACACAGGGAAATCACAATAAAAGCATCGTCGTCTGCAAAAGGGAATATGTACATAAGCAGAACTCGGAATACCAGAAACATTAATTTTTTGATCCATTATGAGAAACAATTAAACTAACCATACTGAAAATTGCCAAAAATTAAAATTAGTAGTTTCTTTACAACTGTTTATCGTTTTACAACAAAACAATGAAAAATATGAAGATAAAACTATTTAGTTATAATATTTGCAGACATTCCTTGCTAAAAACCCTAGTCTAAGTAAATAAATATTTCTGAGTCTAGATCACCGAAGAAATAAAGAATACTTAATTTTATCGGTTAACACCCTCGCAGGAAAAAACACAACCATGCTTGACGCCATTATCATTCTTTCATTTATCCTAGCAGCGTCGGGGATCGGGTTCTACAGCATTGAACTGCTACCCGATGGCACCCTCGACCGAGTGACCAACTTAGAAGCCTTACGTTTAGTTGTAGCTGTCTTTGCTGCCATTATTGGCGGTGCAGTCGGGCTGAGTTTCCAGACGACATATCGTCGCCTAGAGGCACAAGTCCGAGAAATGCCACTGGAAGTGATCTTAACTCGCGCCATTGGCTTAGTGATTGGGCTATTACTAGCAAACTTGATGCTAGCCCCGTTATTTTTGCTACCGATTCCCGTGGATTTTAGTTTTATTAAACCATTGGTGGCTGTTGTCGGCAGTATTATGCTGTCGGTGACTGGTATGAATTTGGCAGATACCCACGGTAGAGGCTTATTACGGTTTATTAATCCCAACACCGTAGAGACGATGGTAGCGGAGGGCACTTTAAAACCTGCCAATACCAAAGTTTTAGACACCAGTTGCATTATCGATGGTCGTATTGAAACGCTACTAGAAACTGGGTTTTTAGAAGGGCAAATTCTCGTGCCACAATTTGTCTTGCAAGAACTCCAACAAGTAGCCGATGCTAGCAAAGACCAAAAGCGGGTCAGGGGAAGACGTGGACTAGAAATTCTCAACCGCATTAAAGCAGCTTACCCTGATCGCATCCTGATTAATCCAGCAGACTACGACGATATTACCACTGTCGATGCCAAATTAGTCCGCTTCGCCCAAGAAATCAGCGGCACCTTGCTCACAAATGACTACAATTTGTCTAAAGTAGCCAGTGTTCAAAAAGTCCCTGTTTTGAACGTCAATGACTTGGTGAACGCTGTCCGTCCCACCTATTTACCAGGTGATAATCTTGATTTGAAAATTCTCAAGGAAGGTAAAGAACCCAGTCAAGGAATTGGCTACCTAGACGACGGCACAATGGTAGTTGTTGAGGAAGGTAGCAGTTATGTTGGTGGTGAACTGCGGGTAGTAGTCACCAGTGCGCTACAAACTACCGCCGGACGGATGATTTTTGCCAAACCTCAAGCTTCAGCATTGGCGTGAGCGAAATTTTCGCTTCAATTACAATTAAATTTTGCCATCGGTGCGGCCAAGCTGCACCGATTTTTTATAGATATTTTTCGCAGGACTTACGCAACTGGCACAAAGCGTGGGCAGGCAGACAGGGCAAACGCATCTGAATATGATTTGCGCTTCCAGGCATTCTGACAGACAGGCGATCGCCACAAAAGTTTTGTAACGAGATTCAACATTTCTGGACTGGATAATATATTCCAAAGATAGAGTTCAATTACAAAAAGACTCATGTAAAATAATCAGTTAAAAGCTTAAAAATTAAACCGATTAATTGAATAATTCGAGTGAAGGAGAGAGTAAAACTTTATGGTAAAACTGTTAGCACAGTCAATTTCACCGAGTGATGCAGCTGGATTGA
The Gloeotrichia echinulata CP02 DNA segment above includes these coding regions:
- the hemW gene encoding radical SAM family heme chaperone HemW produces the protein MDQKINVSGIPSSAYVHIPFCRRRCFYCDFPVSVVGDRLRGETSGTISQYVEILCEEIAMTPAFSQPLKTIFFGGGTPSLLSTDQLQRILVALEEHFGISQGAEISMEIDPGTFDLAHIAGYRSLGVNRVSFGVQAFQEELLKVAGRSHSLADIFASVELIRKVEVPEFSLDLISGLPHQSLDHWQNSLETAVALVPTHISIYDLTIETGTAFGRYYQPGSHPLPTDETTVKMYQMAQQILTSAGYEHYEISNYAQRGHQCQHNRVYWENRPYYGFGMGAASYIQGKRFTRPRKTKEYYQWVEAGGVIDCEVTPKDEVLLETLMLGLRLAQGLSLATLAAEFGEGKVEEILQYLRSHFDQGWVEVVAGRLRLSDPQGFLFSNVVLAELFAKLGE
- a CDS encoding PIN/TRAM domain-containing protein; this translates as MLDAIIILSFILAASGIGFYSIELLPDGTLDRVTNLEALRLVVAVFAAIIGGAVGLSFQTTYRRLEAQVREMPLEVILTRAIGLVIGLLLANLMLAPLFLLPIPVDFSFIKPLVAVVGSIMLSVTGMNLADTHGRGLLRFINPNTVETMVAEGTLKPANTKVLDTSCIIDGRIETLLETGFLEGQILVPQFVLQELQQVADASKDQKRVRGRRGLEILNRIKAAYPDRILINPADYDDITTVDAKLVRFAQEISGTLLTNDYNLSKVASVQKVPVLNVNDLVNAVRPTYLPGDNLDLKILKEGKEPSQGIGYLDDGTMVVVEEGSSYVGGELRVVVTSALQTTAGRMIFAKPQASALA